The following are from one region of the Rhodopirellula sp. P2 genome:
- a CDS encoding aminopeptidase P family protein gives MTQRIERLVQSSADSDQPMDAILICNEVNVRYLSGFTGDSTWLLVRPDGKATLLSDRRYETQIADECPNLESAIRPPSQTLVALLAEYLGDLSLKTIGFEADHVQVSTLRQWQEQIESVQWTETSGLVETLRSIKDADELATIRRAIAIAERSFLSVTNKLTPQMTELQIAHELEATMRSLGASGVSFDVIAGAEPNGALPHYHPRNVALADCRTLLIDWGASVDGYCSDLTRTLHKPEIRSATADRFEAAYQAVLESQEAAISAIRDGVEAIEVDRAARQVLQKAGLGDAFKHGLGHGFGLEIHEDPRMGPMSTEVLREGMVITVEPGVYFEGEFGIRIEDDILVTANGFERLSTLPKGLDDCRLVV, from the coding sequence ATGACTCAGCGTATTGAACGACTTGTGCAATCCAGTGCCGATTCGGACCAGCCGATGGACGCGATTTTGATCTGCAACGAAGTCAACGTGCGGTATCTCAGCGGATTCACCGGCGACAGCACTTGGTTGCTGGTCCGTCCCGATGGCAAAGCCACGTTGCTGTCCGACCGTCGCTACGAAACGCAAATCGCCGATGAATGCCCGAATTTAGAAAGCGCCATTCGCCCTCCCAGCCAAACATTGGTGGCTTTGCTGGCGGAATATTTGGGCGATTTGTCGCTCAAAACGATCGGGTTTGAGGCCGATCACGTGCAAGTTTCCACCCTGCGTCAGTGGCAGGAGCAAATCGAATCGGTTCAGTGGACCGAAACCAGTGGATTGGTCGAAACGCTGCGTTCGATCAAAGACGCCGACGAACTGGCCACCATCCGGCGAGCCATCGCGATCGCCGAGCGAAGTTTTCTCAGCGTCACCAACAAACTGACCCCGCAGATGACCGAACTGCAAATCGCTCACGAATTAGAAGCAACGATGCGAAGTCTGGGTGCCTCCGGTGTCAGCTTCGATGTGATCGCGGGTGCCGAACCCAACGGTGCCCTGCCCCACTATCACCCCCGCAACGTCGCCTTGGCGGACTGCCGCACCCTGCTCATCGACTGGGGGGCAAGCGTGGACGGTTACTGCAGTGATTTGACTCGCACCCTGCACAAACCCGAGATTCGCTCCGCGACCGCCGATCGATTTGAAGCCGCTTACCAGGCCGTTTTGGAATCGCAAGAAGCCGCCATTTCAGCGATCCGAGATGGGGTGGAAGCCATCGAAGTCGACCGAGCGGCTCGCCAGGTCCTTCAAAAAGCGGGTTTGGGGGACGCCTTCAAACACGGCCTCGGGCACGGTTTTGGCTTGGAAATTCACGAGGATCCACGCATGGGACCGATGTCCACCGAGGTGCTTCGCGAGGGTATGGTGATTACCGTGGAACCAGGCGTGTATTTCGAAGGCGAATTTGGAATTCGCATTGAGGACGACATCCTCGTCACCGCCAATGGGTTTGAACGTCTGAGTACCCTTCCGAAGGGTCTCGATGATTGTCGACTTGTTGTGTAA
- the accB gene encoding acetyl-CoA carboxylase biotin carboxyl carrier protein: MKSETPDGGDVFDIDRIRQIVELMEQHELNEVDLQQGDDRIKLTRGGTAPAMIPAPVAAAPVAAAPAAASAPAASGDDASADTAGTITINSPMVGTFYSKANPESPAFVKVGDVVNEDTVICIVEAMKVFNEIPAECRGKIVEVLVSDQQAVDFGKPLFRVQVDG; the protein is encoded by the coding sequence ATGAAATCGGAAACACCCGACGGCGGGGATGTGTTTGACATCGATCGGATTCGCCAGATCGTCGAGTTGATGGAACAACACGAACTGAACGAAGTGGACCTGCAACAAGGCGATGATCGCATCAAACTGACGCGGGGTGGAACGGCTCCAGCCATGATTCCCGCCCCCGTTGCGGCAGCTCCCGTCGCAGCCGCTCCAGCGGCCGCATCGGCTCCCGCTGCCTCTGGTGATGATGCCTCGGCTGACACGGCCGGCACCATCACGATCAATTCGCCGATGGTGGGCACCTTCTATTCCAAGGCCAACCCGGAATCCCCAGCGTTTGTCAAAGTGGGCGATGTCGTCAACGAAGACACCGTGATTTGCATCGTTGAAGCGATGAAGGTCTTCAACGAAATTCCAGCGGAGTGCCGCGGAAAAATCGTCGAAGTGCTCGTCAGCGACCAACAAGCCGTTGATTTCGGCAAACCTTTGTTCCGCGTCCAGGTGGACGGCTGA
- the alaS gene encoding alanine--tRNA ligase, whose product MKTDELREKYLAFFETKGCVRQPSDVLVPAWDPSVLFTPAGMNQFKDHFLGKVKLDFTRATTCQKCLRTGDIDNVGRTAFHHTFFEMLGNFSFGDYFKEEAIHWAWEFLTDKKWLGIPGERLTVTVYKDDDEAFGIWHDKIGLPTQRITRMDEDENFWPASAPSEGPDGVCGPCSEIYYQLEDGSDVEIWNLVFTQFNRVGTPPDNLHPLPSKNIDTGMGLERTASVLQGVPTNFHIDSLFPIVEAASEVCGVKYEYESDNGRRLRRITDHARASVFAVHENVYPGPKDARSVIRRLIRRAVLDGYQMNLREPFLYKLVEAVADASKAAYPELGQTTQRVSEAIESEEKAFFSTIDGGMKRIHRLFEEMNDEASVMVPGADAADLLTTYGVPPELVQTLAAEQNFTFDWSGFREAMDKHADESDGGQRVLFQTGPLETLKEALRETPFVGYDQTEATAIVKGIITGDGKGKGDDGQLLSHLDRPEDAVLRLVLDHSPFYGESGGQVGDIGVIFNDNFEFEVIDTQRHASLIVHHGRLLRGKISEGETCTAKVDVENRTALARAHSATHILHHALHTHVGRHAEQQGSKVEPDRLRFDFTNPKAIDDETLVKIEQDVLSMVGEGDEIRWDTVSLADAREAGAMMLFGEKYPDPCRMVSMGTFSRELCGGTHLTNTKQVGSFEVVVEESVSTGTRRIEALTGDRAKEHREQTQALLNEVASKLNCDASVAAAATVALIEEVRRLKKELSSGKAADYPAEFVFDGKAAQAETTDISDYNAVRAAVRGLTRRLNVAITDVLGRLDSLLADRSKLVEQLKQVTAGGKISANDLIADGTQVGDTLLIVAETPGANPNIMRGWIDQIRKKSDAPTAVLLASAMNGKVMLVGGLSRDLVDRGLKAGDWVGAAAKVVGGSGGGRPDMAQAGGKDASKLPEALQQARETMTEKLG is encoded by the coding sequence ATGAAAACTGACGAACTCCGCGAAAAATACCTGGCGTTCTTTGAGACCAAAGGTTGCGTCCGCCAACCCAGTGACGTGCTCGTTCCGGCTTGGGATCCATCGGTTTTGTTCACTCCCGCGGGGATGAACCAGTTCAAAGATCACTTCCTGGGCAAGGTCAAACTGGATTTCACCCGTGCGACCACGTGTCAAAAGTGCTTGCGGACGGGTGACATCGACAACGTCGGTCGAACCGCGTTCCACCACACGTTCTTTGAAATGCTGGGCAACTTTTCGTTTGGCGATTATTTCAAAGAAGAGGCCATCCACTGGGCGTGGGAATTTTTGACCGACAAAAAGTGGCTCGGCATTCCTGGCGAGCGACTGACGGTCACCGTTTACAAAGACGACGACGAAGCGTTCGGCATTTGGCACGACAAAATCGGCTTGCCAACCCAACGCATCACACGCATGGACGAGGATGAAAACTTCTGGCCCGCGTCGGCTCCCAGCGAAGGCCCGGACGGAGTTTGTGGTCCCTGCAGCGAAATCTATTACCAGTTGGAAGACGGCAGCGACGTCGAAATCTGGAACTTGGTGTTCACCCAGTTCAATCGCGTGGGAACGCCTCCGGACAACTTGCACCCGTTGCCCAGCAAAAACATCGACACGGGCATGGGGCTGGAACGAACCGCCAGCGTCTTGCAGGGCGTGCCGACCAACTTCCACATCGACAGCCTGTTCCCGATCGTCGAAGCGGCGTCGGAAGTCTGTGGCGTGAAGTACGAATACGAGAGCGACAACGGGCGGCGACTGCGTCGGATCACTGACCACGCGCGAGCCAGCGTGTTCGCGGTCCATGAAAACGTGTATCCCGGCCCCAAGGACGCTCGTTCGGTCATCCGCCGGCTGATCCGCCGTGCGGTGCTGGACGGCTATCAGATGAATCTGCGCGAGCCCTTCCTGTACAAGTTGGTGGAAGCCGTTGCGGATGCGTCGAAAGCCGCTTATCCAGAACTGGGCCAGACAACTCAGCGTGTCAGCGAAGCGATCGAGTCGGAAGAAAAAGCCTTTTTCTCGACGATCGATGGCGGGATGAAACGCATCCATCGTTTGTTCGAAGAGATGAACGACGAAGCATCCGTGATGGTGCCCGGTGCCGATGCAGCGGATTTGTTGACCACCTATGGCGTGCCGCCGGAGTTGGTTCAAACGCTGGCCGCCGAGCAGAATTTCACGTTCGATTGGTCGGGCTTTCGCGAAGCGATGGACAAACACGCCGACGAAAGCGACGGCGGACAACGTGTGTTGTTCCAAACCGGACCACTGGAAACTCTGAAAGAGGCTCTGCGGGAAACCCCGTTTGTTGGCTATGACCAAACCGAAGCAACGGCGATCGTCAAAGGCATCATCACCGGCGATGGCAAAGGCAAAGGAGACGACGGGCAATTGCTCAGTCATCTGGACCGTCCCGAAGACGCGGTCCTGCGATTGGTGCTGGATCACTCGCCGTTTTATGGTGAATCCGGTGGCCAAGTTGGCGACATCGGTGTGATTTTCAACGACAACTTTGAGTTCGAGGTCATCGATACTCAGCGACACGCTTCGTTGATCGTTCACCACGGTCGATTGTTGCGTGGCAAAATCAGTGAAGGCGAAACGTGCACGGCGAAGGTCGATGTCGAGAATCGCACGGCGCTCGCACGAGCTCACAGCGCGACTCATATTTTGCACCACGCATTGCACACACATGTTGGCCGGCACGCCGAACAACAGGGCAGCAAGGTCGAACCGGATCGCTTGCGGTTTGACTTCACCAACCCCAAAGCCATCGACGACGAGACGCTGGTCAAAATCGAACAAGATGTGCTCAGCATGGTTGGCGAAGGCGACGAAATTCGCTGGGACACCGTGTCGCTCGCCGATGCTCGTGAAGCTGGCGCGATGATGTTGTTCGGTGAAAAGTACCCCGATCCATGTCGCATGGTTTCGATGGGAACATTCAGTCGTGAATTGTGCGGCGGGACTCACCTGACCAACACCAAGCAAGTTGGCTCGTTCGAGGTCGTGGTGGAAGAAAGCGTTTCGACGGGGACACGCCGCATCGAAGCTTTGACAGGCGATCGTGCCAAGGAACACCGCGAGCAAACTCAAGCGTTGCTGAACGAGGTGGCCAGCAAATTGAATTGCGATGCCTCGGTGGCTGCCGCGGCCACGGTTGCCCTGATCGAAGAAGTTCGTCGGTTGAAGAAGGAATTGTCGTCGGGCAAAGCAGCCGACTACCCCGCGGAGTTCGTCTTTGACGGCAAAGCGGCCCAAGCCGAGACGACTGACATCAGCGATTACAACGCCGTGCGTGCGGCGGTTCGTGGTTTGACTCGTCGTTTGAACGTCGCGATCACCGATGTGCTCGGTCGATTGGATTCATTGTTGGCGGATCGATCGAAGTTGGTCGAACAACTCAAACAAGTCACCGCGGGCGGGAAGATCTCGGCCAATGACTTGATCGCGGATGGAACCCAAGTTGGCGACACGTTGTTGATCGTTGCCGAAACACCCGGTGCCAATCCCAACATCATGCGTGGTTGGATCGACCAAATTCGCAAGAAGAGCGACGCACCAACCGCTGTGCTGTTGGCTTCGGCGATGAACGGCAAGGTCATGTTGGTCGGCGGATTGAGCCGGGATTTGGTCGATCGCGGTTTGAAAGCGGGTGACTGGGTCGGTGCGGCGGCCAAGGTGGTCGGCGGCAGCGGCGGTGGACGGCCTGACATGGCTCAAGCCGGTGGCAAAGACGCCAGCAAGTTGCCCGAGGCGCTCCAGCAAGCTCGCGAAACGATGACTGAAAAACTGGGCTAA
- a CDS encoding NAD-dependent epimerase/dehydratase family protein, with translation MRVFVTGGTGLLGNTILRQLSNAGHDSIALVRGEPDPQVFDGIRTQFAAGDLRDKTTIEDAVAECDAVIHSAGLIHLGWHRLEDSLAVNRDGTQTIVDACLHHDCKLVHVGTVNTLGIAAPNGVADEDTPLDHAGGQIPCSYVLSKRAGNEVVLQGVKNGLKAVLVHPGFMLGPWDWKPSSGRMLLEVSRAWRPLSPSGGNSTCDSRDVAAATIRAAEKLLANEIPAGRQYILAGHNMRYLELWKAMTKATGARPPIMRAGPAQRWIAGIAGDIVGKLLPHEVDFNSAAMGMSSQYHYYDSSRAQSELDYKIRPFEESLTDAANWIRQHHQ, from the coding sequence ATGCGAGTCTTTGTGACTGGCGGCACGGGCTTGCTGGGCAACACGATCCTCCGCCAACTGTCCAATGCCGGTCACGACTCGATCGCTTTGGTGCGAGGTGAACCGGATCCCCAAGTCTTTGATGGCATCCGAACCCAATTCGCCGCTGGCGATTTACGGGACAAAACCACGATCGAAGACGCGGTGGCCGAGTGTGACGCGGTCATTCATTCCGCTGGCCTGATTCATCTGGGCTGGCACCGTCTCGAGGACTCCCTGGCTGTCAATCGCGACGGCACCCAAACCATCGTCGATGCCTGCCTGCATCACGACTGCAAACTCGTTCACGTCGGCACCGTCAACACGCTTGGCATTGCGGCCCCCAATGGCGTCGCGGACGAAGACACCCCGCTGGATCACGCCGGCGGACAAATCCCGTGCAGTTACGTTCTCAGCAAACGAGCCGGCAACGAAGTCGTTTTGCAAGGGGTCAAGAATGGCCTGAAAGCGGTCTTGGTTCACCCCGGATTCATGCTCGGACCTTGGGACTGGAAACCGAGCAGCGGCCGAATGTTGCTGGAAGTCAGCCGAGCCTGGCGGCCACTGTCACCCTCAGGCGGCAACAGCACCTGCGATTCACGAGACGTGGCCGCCGCCACCATCCGCGCCGCTGAAAAACTGCTTGCCAATGAAATCCCCGCGGGCCGCCAATACATCCTCGCTGGCCACAACATGCGATACCTCGAACTCTGGAAAGCCATGACCAAGGCAACCGGCGCCCGCCCGCCAATCATGCGAGCCGGACCAGCCCAACGCTGGATCGCAGGAATCGCTGGCGACATCGTCGGCAAACTGCTGCCCCACGAAGTCGACTTCAACAGCGCCGCCATGGGCATGTCGAGCCAATACCACTACTACGACAGCTCGCGAGCCCAAAGCGAACTCGACTACAAAATCCGCCCCTTCGAAGAAAGCCTCACCGACGCAGCCAACTGGATCCGCCAGCATCACCAATGA
- the accC gene encoding acetyl-CoA carboxylase biotin carboxylase subunit, whose translation MFERILIANRGEIALRVIRACREMGIESVAVYSEADKDSMHVKLADHAYCVGTNRSADSYLKIDRIIATAEVAGVDAIHPGYGFLAENAQFNEQCRSSGFEFIGPSPTAMDKLGDKNTARSMAIAQNVPVVPGSDGLIADFDRAIDTAKEIGFPVLIKATAGGGGKGMRVAETEDVLKSQLEAARNEAIAAFGNGGVYLEKFIQQPRHIEVQVIADTHGNVCHLFERDCSVQRRHQKLVEEAPSPDLPADRREAICDAAVRMIAGADYAGAGTVEFIVDKEYNFYFIEVNARIQVEHPVSEMITGVDLIQEQIRVASGLPLSFRQEELTCTGHAIECRLNAEDPTKNFQPCPGKIESMFVPGGMGVRFDSHVKAGYVVPPYYDSMIGKLIVHRPTREQAIATMLRALKELQIEGITTTVGFHNWILQNEAFVNGTVDTKFVDRNYKGQTS comes from the coding sequence ATGTTCGAACGAATTTTGATCGCCAATCGAGGCGAGATTGCGCTGCGTGTGATTCGCGCTTGTCGTGAAATGGGCATTGAGTCGGTCGCGGTCTACAGCGAAGCCGACAAAGACTCCATGCACGTCAAATTGGCGGACCATGCGTACTGCGTTGGCACCAACCGCAGCGCCGACAGCTACCTGAAAATCGATCGCATCATCGCCACGGCAGAAGTCGCCGGCGTCGATGCCATCCATCCCGGCTACGGCTTTTTGGCGGAAAACGCTCAATTCAACGAGCAATGCCGAAGCAGCGGGTTCGAATTCATCGGCCCCTCGCCAACGGCCATGGACAAACTGGGCGATAAAAACACCGCTCGCTCGATGGCCATCGCCCAAAACGTCCCTGTCGTCCCCGGCAGCGATGGATTGATCGCGGACTTTGACCGTGCCATCGACACCGCCAAAGAGATCGGCTTCCCCGTGCTGATCAAAGCCACCGCAGGTGGTGGTGGCAAAGGCATGCGAGTCGCAGAAACCGAAGATGTCCTCAAAAGCCAACTCGAAGCGGCTCGCAACGAAGCCATCGCGGCCTTCGGCAACGGCGGCGTGTACCTGGAAAAATTCATCCAGCAACCACGCCACATCGAAGTCCAAGTGATTGCGGACACGCACGGCAACGTGTGCCACCTGTTTGAACGCGATTGCAGCGTCCAACGACGACACCAAAAACTCGTCGAAGAAGCCCCCAGCCCCGACCTGCCCGCCGATCGCCGCGAAGCCATCTGCGATGCCGCCGTGCGAATGATCGCAGGTGCCGACTACGCCGGTGCGGGAACAGTCGAGTTCATCGTCGACAAGGAATACAACTTCTACTTCATCGAAGTCAACGCTCGAATCCAAGTCGAACACCCGGTCTCTGAAATGATCACCGGCGTGGACCTGATCCAAGAACAAATCCGAGTCGCTTCGGGACTGCCCCTGTCGTTCCGCCAAGAAGAACTGACGTGCACCGGTCACGCGATCGAATGCCGACTCAACGCGGAAGACCCAACCAAGAACTTCCAACCTTGTCCCGGCAAAATTGAGTCGATGTTTGTGCCCGGTGGCATGGGCGTTCGCTTCGATTCGCACGTGAAGGCTGGCTACGTGGTCCCGCCTTACTACGATTCGATGATCGGCAAACTGATCGTCCATCGCCCCACGCGAGAACAAGCCATCGCGACGATGCTGCGTGCGTTGAAGGAATTGCAAATCGAAGGCATCACGACAACGGTTGGATTCCACAACTGGATTCTGCAGAACGAAGCCTTTGTGAACGGCACGGTCGACACCAAGTTCGTCGACCGGAACTACAAAGGCCAAACGTCTTAG
- a CDS encoding nucleoside monophosphate kinase codes for MTGTNELTPNTFYLEVTGAGLPEVDGLFVPSTAPPAESESGTVSSPGYWNGKLAWDRADGKSARSPALSFSNTYRSWRICRLDGHLAYDITSEDDLPPTDRPWHVYKKGVAPAPKVVIHHCDPRQPCPKPNVVFVLGGPGAGKGTMCELAESQLGWAHLSTGDLLRAELEANGPHAAAIEEIIAAGNLVPSTIVVKLLQDAMEKLTRRTGNRNFLLDGFPRSQSNLDAWYDVFGRDAELPKMLFFECPYDVLEKRVLARAKYTGRQDDNLVSLKSRFDTFKKETLPTVQFFKSQNRCVELDTSQDRQAVYKLVCEQLSEHTDCSLANKPLSEKAEMLLGLRPFPN; via the coding sequence ATGACTGGAACGAACGAGTTGACTCCCAATACCTTCTATCTCGAAGTGACCGGTGCCGGGCTTCCCGAAGTGGATGGGCTCTTTGTGCCCTCCACCGCACCACCCGCCGAGTCGGAATCAGGCACCGTTTCCAGTCCAGGTTATTGGAATGGCAAGCTGGCCTGGGACCGCGCCGATGGAAAGTCAGCCAGAAGCCCTGCGTTGTCGTTTTCCAACACCTATCGGTCGTGGAGGATTTGTCGGCTGGACGGGCATCTCGCCTATGACATCACCAGCGAAGACGATCTCCCGCCCACGGACAGGCCCTGGCATGTCTACAAAAAGGGTGTCGCACCTGCACCCAAGGTCGTGATCCATCATTGCGATCCACGCCAGCCATGCCCCAAACCCAACGTGGTGTTTGTGCTCGGCGGTCCCGGTGCGGGCAAGGGGACGATGTGTGAGTTGGCCGAGTCTCAGCTTGGTTGGGCCCACTTGTCGACCGGCGACTTGCTGCGAGCGGAACTGGAAGCCAATGGACCGCATGCGGCGGCCATAGAGGAGATCATTGCGGCCGGGAATCTGGTCCCCAGCACAATCGTGGTGAAGTTGCTGCAAGACGCGATGGAAAAGCTCACGCGACGGACCGGGAACCGGAATTTCTTGCTCGATGGATTCCCGCGATCGCAGTCAAACTTGGACGCGTGGTATGACGTCTTCGGCCGAGATGCCGAACTGCCCAAGATGCTGTTCTTCGAGTGCCCGTACGATGTCTTGGAGAAACGAGTCTTGGCTCGAGCAAAGTACACCGGCCGACAGGACGACAATTTGGTGAGCTTGAAGTCGAGGTTTGACACCTTCAAAAAGGAAACGTTGCCGACCGTGCAGTTTTTTAAGAGTCAGAACCGGTGCGTTGAATTGGACACCAGCCAGGATCGCCAAGCTGTTTACAAGCTCGTCTGCGAGCAGCTTTCCGAGCACACCGATTGCTCATTGGCTAACAAGCCACTGTCCGAGAAAGCTGAGATGCTTCTCGGGCTGAGGCCATTTCCGAATTGA